The nucleotide window ATTTCATCTGAAGTCCATGCTTATCGTGTTGGTGTATAATAGAGGGACTGATGCATGATGAGGTTATTGAGTTGGCCATAGAGTTGCATGGCGCACTCGGAGTCATTTCTTCACGCTATTCAAGTGACTCAATAGTTGACATTTTTCCTCATTTGATTTATACATTGAATCGTCTCGATGCCTGCTTGAAAACCAACTCGGATTTGCAGTTCAACTTGACAGAGGTTTCAGAGGAGAACTCTTATCTCAGGAAGAAATTAGATGAGGAGATACAAAGGAGAGTCCAAAGCTTTGAGGAGTCTTTGAGCATTGAGGAGGAatctgaaaatgaaataaaaaaattgagacTAAAGGTAAATGATTTGTTGGAGTCCGAGGATGAATTGAGGAAGATTATCAGAGAAAGAGAAGCCATAGTCAACGAAAACGGTGCACAGTCAGTAATAAATGGACTAGAAACTATTGAATGTAAGAGTTTTGTTAATGAGTCAACTCAAACGAAAACAAAGATTACATGTCTAGATTGCTCAAATCTTCAAAAAGAGTTGAAAGGGAGACAACTAGAATTGATGGAATTGAGGCAACGTCGCTGGGAGGATGGGGTTGAGATGGAGGAGAGATTTAAGAGGGCTTTCTCAGGACGAGAAGCTAAGAACTTAGTCTCTGAATGCTCTGGTGTATCCGTTGAAGGTGCTAACAAACTACAACCACAAAGTAGTAATCTTAATAGAAGAACTCATGAAGCTAAAATAAGATGTTTCTCTGCCAGTCAGGGCAGGAGGGTCTCCAATATAATTCGTTCAAAGAGTGATTATAGAGTTTCTCATATGATGAAACCGGGCGCAAAATTTGATAAGGTTACAGAAGAATGTGAGGGTATATGCTCTGATTTGGACAAGAAGGACCTTGTTGTAATTATTGCTGGAACTAATGATGTTGCCTGCAATGAGGCTGATAATTTTATCCGATTGTACAAACGGAGGCTTGAGGGGTTACAGCATACCaatgtttcaattttctcaGTGCCGCATCGCCATGATCTTCCCAGTTGGTCTTGCGTCAATAAGGAGATACGGAGAACTAATGAACGTttggaaaaattatcaaaacatttctccaaCGTCCACTTTACGGATTTGAGCTCTTTGGGGCCGCGGTTCCACACTTCACATGGCCTACACCTGAACTATCGGGGGAAGAAATATATCAGTGAAATCATATTGGATATTGCTGCTTCAATCGGAACAAGACCTAAATCAACCAATCCAACAGTTTTTCCTGTCTCAGTGAGCTCAGTGCTTCATTCTGGTCGGCTGGATTCTTCTCAAATAGTGGATAATGGTGTACTGTCGGCTGGTGAGTGCCTTGAAGAAACtgattttttagaaatttccatatcagacAAAATCTTGAACAAGACTGTGTAACTAAGACTGAAAAAGCTATAGAGGTCATGAActctgatgataataataatagaaaaaaatatttgttatgGTAGAAGAAATTCATCAAACAAATCAACAATAggtaatttaaacaaaaaagtcaaaatattacatcaaaatatCAGACATCTTTCTTCAGCTATTGAATCTCTAGAAATCACCTTAGATGACATAAAACCTGACATAGTTGTTCTCACTGAGCACAAAGTTTATTCTCATAAATACCTCAcataaattttttaaattatgttttaaatacTTCTTACACCAGGGAAAACTACCAGGGGGGAGGTGTAATGATACTCACTCACAAAAAATTACAGAATGTTAAACcggttaaaattaaaaatatctcaGATCTTACGGAAgataaaatattagaaatatgtATGTTGGAATGCACATATGGTGGAAGAAAGATGCTGATTTTGGGTTTGTATAGATCCCCCATACCTACAAACGAAAGTATCTTTATCCAGAAACTAAACACGTTGTTAGATATTGCAAATCATAAGTataatgatgtaatattgattggTGATTTTAACATAGACATGACAAAAAGTACTCGCTCTAGTAGAGAGGTGATTAATCTTCTTACCGCTTATAATTGGTAATTCTGGTACATGGTTGATTTTCCTACTCGGATCACCGAAACTACAGAGTCAGTCATTGACAATGTTTTTACAAATATTGACAGCTCGATAATCAGTGTTTCTGGAATAAATACACAACTATCTGATCATGATGCACAGCTTGTTGAGATAAAAATAGATGAGGctaaaaacagtaaaaaagatacatttatatttaaatattgtagaAGCTTCTCTGATGAGAACATCTCCATGTTCATTTCAGCTTTAAGTCAGGAAACTTGGCTTGATGTATTTAACTCCGACGTCAAATGTAAATATGATACTTTCAATAAAGCCTTCTCCCATTACTTTAATACATATTTTCCAAGAAAGTTAGTGAAACAGAATATTAACCAAAAGTCATGGATAACACCAGAGTTGAAAGTAGATAAGGAAGAACTCATCCATCAAACTAATAGTGCAAGATTATCCAGGGATAGAACTAGAAATATTAATCTTAGGGAAAGATCTAGGATATTAAGGGCAAAACTAATCCAAAGCAAAAAAAACTATTATGatgacaaaataaaaaattccaaaaatgttataaaagaGACTTGGAGAATAATAAACACGGAGGtaggaaataaaaataaactatttagaAACCTAACTTTAAAAAGTGGAGAGCAGATTTGTTCTAATCCAAAGAAAATATGTGAACTTTTCTTGAGTTACTTTTCGAAAGAGGAAATAGATATAGGAGACTCTCAAAACTCAACACAAAGTGATGGTTTTGCGAATGTCATTGATCAAGAATTTAGATTCAAAACTATTGATTACATGAAACTTGATAAAATTATCTCTAGTTTGAAATGTAAGTACAGTGCAGGATACGATGACGTaccaatcatcatcattaaaaaaGCCAAAAAAGTTTTGTTGAAGCCACTGCTACATCTGATAAACTCTTCTCTTATTACCGGAGTATTTCCTGAGcagttaaaaatttcaaaaattatcccAGTACATAAAAAGAATGATGAGAATGATATTAACAATTACCGTCCGATTTCTCTATTACCAGCAATTTCCAAGATTTACGAACGTGTAGTTTCTGACCAGCTTCTTGAATATTTGGAGAAAAATGAACTTCTCGACTCCTTTCAGCACGGGTTCCGTAAAGGAAAATCAGTCAAGACAGCAGCAACAAAATTTATCGAATCTGTCATTGACTCGATAGATAACTCTGAAAGAGCAGTCGGGATATTTTTAGATCTCACACAAGCTTTTGATAGCATTTCGCACAGGATTTTGCTTGGTCGTCTTAAAACTTTAGGGGTGACAGGTGTATCTTACAAGTGGTTTGAATCATACATCATGAACAGGAAAATGTTTGTTCAAATAAGTCATATGAATCACAAGGGATTCAGGAATAccttcaattcaaaaatgagaACAAGTAGGTGCGGTGTACcccaaggctcaattctgggacCAATTCTCTTTATCTGTTATCTGAAAGGTATACCATATCTCGAAGGCAATAGTGAGCTAGTTTTGTATGCTGATGACGCAAACCTAAAAATATCAGCCAAATCCCAGAATGAAATTGAGATAATAGCAAAATCAAACCTCTCCACTTTGGCAAAACAtctgatgaacaataaattaataattaatatgagtAAAACGAACCTATTGACATTTACTACACAGCaggtaaaaacattttttccttcaataaattTGGACAACAAAGTCATTTCTCAGTCCACCTCTACCAAGTTCTTGGGATTAACAGTAGATCAAAACTTGAATTGGACAGAACATGTCACAAGGGTTTTGTCACGGgtatcgagtggattataatgctcttagaaaaatgtctccGTTTTGTAAAATGGAAACGCGGAAAATGCCTACATACACTCTATAATAGCCTTTGGTATAAGTCTTTATGGATCTACTTCAAATCAGAACATGGATTCAATTCtcaaatcacaaaa belongs to Nilaparvata lugens isolate BPH chromosome 9, ASM1435652v1, whole genome shotgun sequence and includes:
- the LOC111052169 gene encoding uncharacterized protein LOC111052169; its protein translation is MHDEVIELAIELHGALGVISSRYSSDSIVDIFPHLIYTLNRLDACLKTNSDLQFNLTEVSEENSYLRKKLDEEIQRRVQSFEESLSIEEESENEIKKLRLKVNDLLESEDELRKIIREREAIVNENGAQSVINGLETIECKSFVNESTQTKTKITCLDCSNLQKELKGRQLELMELRQRRWEDGVEMEERFKRAFSGREAKNLVSECSGVSVEGANKLQPQSSNLNRRTHEAKIRCFSASQGRRVSNIIRSKSDYRVSHMMKPGAKFDKVTEECEGICSDLDKKDLVVIIAGTNDVACNEADNFIRLYKRRLEGLQHTNVSIFSVPHRHDLPSWSCVNKEIRRTNERLEKLSKHFSNVHFTDLSSLGPRFHTSHGLHLNYRGKKYISEIILDIAASIGTRPKSTNPTVFPVSVSSVLHSGRLDSSQIVDNGVLSAGLLIPATHPFNLGAFRIEITFPAEYPFKPPQLIFKTKIYHPNVDENGNVCLSIIRPDRQLEAGHQIVADHRLSRRSLLLTTLMQSTSTSNKDYIKDRNKSDARRMPNNSPKITVKNCRRIKKFGLVSSLCKC